In Actinomadura luteofluorescens, the sequence TCGCTGTTGTCGGCCTGGTTCACCACGCGGATGAAGGCGTTGCGGACCTGCCCGAAGCTCTGCTGGCGCTTGTCGGCGTCGTAGATCGACACCGGGAACACGATCTTGGCGATCTCGGCGGGGACGGTGTTCAGGTTCACCTTGATCGCCTCGTCGTCGCCCTCGCCCTCACCGGTGAGGTTGTCGCCGGTGTGCTCGACCGAACCGTCGGGGCTCTTGAGGTTGTTGAAGAACACGAAGTGCTGGTCCGACAGGACCTTGTTCTCCGCCGAGCACAGCAGGGCGCTGGCGTCCAGGTCGAAGTCGGTTCCGGTCGTGGTCCGCACGTCCCACCCCAGACCAACCACGACGGCGGTCAGTCCGGGGGCCTCCTTGGTCAGCGAGACGTTGCCGCCCTTGCTCAGACTGACTCCCACTGTGTCTACCTCCGTATCGGCTGCGGGTGACACCACCCGCGTGCGGTATGTCTAACGAGAACGGTAGCCACCTTGCGCTGGTTCCCCCGCCTCCTTGGCGAATTCGCGGCGTGGCGTGCCCTTTCTTCCCGCGCGCGGGCCCTCAGGCCAGGAACGCGGCGGGCGCGGTGACGGGGGCGGGAAGGTCGAACGCGGCGGCCAGCTCCGCCGCGCGGGGGGCCAGCTCGTCGCACGTGCGGCGCCGCGCGTCGCCCAGCTCGTCCAGGATCCCCGGCGGGACGACCCCCTCGTCGAGCAGGACGGCGGCGCGGCGCTCCAGCCGGTCCAGCGCGTGCAGGCGCAGGACGGGCCCGAGCGCCTTCGGCCCGGTGCCGGAGGCCGCGGCGAGGATCTCCAGGATGATCCGGTCGGCGCAGGCGGTGGCGGTCCGCCGGGCCAGCGCCAGGTTGCCGTTCCAGGCGGTGAAGGCGTCCTGCCCGTCGCGCAGGGCGGCCTCGACCCGTCCGGCGAGCCGGTCGCGCGTGCGGCGCTCGGCGTCGCGCGCCAGGAACAGCCACACGCGCGGGGAGTCCAGGTCGCCGTCGTCAGGCGGACCGAGCTCCGGCTCGGGCGGGACGTAGCGGTCGCGGTCGGCCATCGCGCGGGCGGTGTCGTAGAGGATGAGCTCGTTGTCGCCGCCGGCGTTCTGGTAGGCGTGCGTCAGGCCCCGGTAGGCGTTGAGGCGCTCGACGGCGGCGAAGCCGGGGGCGCCGCTGTGCACCCGGCACGCCGACACCGTCTCCTGCGCCTGGGCGGTGGCGGCGGCCTTCAGCAGCGCCAGGTCCCGGTCGACCGCCGACCACGGCGCCCACGCGGTCGCCGGCCCGCCCGTATCGCCGGCGCCCTCGCCGTCGCCCGCCGTCTCGCCCGGGGGGCGGGGGGTGGTGACGTGCGCGGCGACGGCGGTGAGGGCGTAGGCCGACGCCAGCGCGCCCAGCACCGCCTCCTGCTGGTTGCGGTAGTCGGTCAGCGGGCGGCGCGGCGCCAGCCGGCCGAGGGTGGTGCGGCCCGCCGAGTGAGCGAGCAGCATCCCGGCGGACGCCCGGGTGATCGCGGCGGAGGCCGACACGACCGCCCGCCACACCGGCG encodes:
- a CDS encoding TerD family protein, which produces MGVSLSKGGNVSLTKEAPGLTAVVVGLGWDVRTTTGTDFDLDASALLCSAENKVLSDQHFVFFNNLKSPDGSVEHTGDNLTGEGEGDDEAIKVNLNTVPAEIAKIVFPVSIYDADKRQQSFGQVRNAFIRVVNQADNSEIARYDLSEDASTETAMVFGELYRNGAEWKFRAVGQGYASGLSGIASDFGVNV
- a CDS encoding acyl-CoA dehydrogenase family protein translates to MTTDADGLRQFVHGPLPDAKTRARLEEAVPEEFFTVPGGLTAPDRHALTYERLRRAGLAAPPAGELLADPPALCALLERAAIADPPLFHMMLLHYTLALGPIVRFGAGQEETRPLRDSLESMDSFGTLLMTEVGRSNSHLSPRTVARHDPATGGFVLSTPDTQAAKFPTNTGHPDLPKTAAVYATLVHGGQERGVFVFAVPLRGPGGAVPPGVRIVAAPETTGLQIDYAAVLLEDVRVPYEAWLRDGAAIGADGAFHDPHGPAAARLTRSMGIAPPVWRAVVSASAAITRASAGMLLAHSAGRTTLGRLAPRRPLTDYRNQQEAVLGALASAYALTAVAAHVTTPRPPGETAGDGEGAGDTGGPATAWAPWSAVDRDLALLKAAATAQAQETVSACRVHSGAPGFAAVERLNAYRGLTHAYQNAGGDNELILYDTARAMADRDRYVPPEPELGPPDDGDLDSPRVWLFLARDAERRTRDRLAGRVEAALRDGQDAFTAWNGNLALARRTATACADRIILEILAAASGTGPKALGPVLRLHALDRLERRAAVLLDEGVVPPGILDELGDARRRTCDELAPRAAELAAAFDLPAPVTAPAAFLA